The following are encoded together in the Lactuca sativa cultivar Salinas chromosome 1, Lsat_Salinas_v11, whole genome shotgun sequence genome:
- the LOC111916552 gene encoding uncharacterized protein LOC111916552, with amino-acid sequence MFFSSSTHRWSVLVDYIDELTLKSLSTTHCESHIESVKAIKTQLFQIKEALTKLAQVSDDELIWENEFDSAINEAKEIAENIGVEPKFPIKHLKSLFDDELKKCCKKLETSLTNGEDLDINGKDLFIELQVLQEMLPDEAYKCELQWTAIQIMEFAKEMDMFPNVLVTYRILLTVSVTVASAERSFLKSYLRSIMTQKRLNGSTILSIESQFLRSLDYDKIIDVFASKNARMHRFR; translated from the exons ATGTTTTTTTCTAGCTCCACACATAGATGGAGTGTTTTAGTTGATTATATTGATGAATTAACCCTAAAATCATTGTCTACTACTCATTGTGAAAGTCACATTGAAAGTGTTAAAGCAATAAAAACTCAACTTTTTCAAATAAAAGAAGCATTAACAAAATTAGCTCAAGTGAGTGATGATG aattaatttg gGAAAATGAGTTTGACTCTGCTATTAATGAGGCTAAAGAAATAGCAGAAAATATTGGAGTCGAACCAAAATTTCCTATCAAACAT TTAAAATCTTTATTTGATGATGAATTAAAAAAATGTTGTAAGAAACTTGAAACTAGTTTGACAAATGGTGAGGACCTTGATATTAATGGAAAAGATTTATTTATTGAATTACAAGTTTTGCAGGAAATGTTGCCGGATGAAGCATACAAATGTGAACTTCAATGGACAGCTATTCAAATTATGGAGTTTGCAAAGGAAATGGACATGTTTCCCAATGTGTTGGTGACATATAGGATTTTGTTGACGGTATCGGTCACGGTTGCTTCCGCGGAAAGAAGTTTTTTGAAATCATATCTTCGAAGTATCATGACTCAAAAAAGATTAAATGGATCAACAATTTTGAGTATTGAAAGTCAATTCCTACGAAGTCTtgattatgataaaataatagATGTTTTCGCTTCAAAAAATGCAAGGATGCATCGATTTAGATGA
- the LOC111916677 gene encoding uncharacterized protein LOC111916677 isoform X2: MYERLRKRMPELAHDCQFSGGDTTTSYGSVSSTGFWSKHRDDVSYNQLQKFWSELSLQARQDLLRIDKQTLFEQARKNMYCSRCNGLLLEGFLQIIMYGKSLQQEGTINQNKLGTSKCQTGDDVCLTTGRNDDVQDPSVHPWGGLTTTRDGTLTLLDCYIYSKYLKGLQNVFDSARARERERELLYPDACGGGGRGWISQGMVGYGRGHGTRETCALHTARLSVDTLVDFWSALGEETRYSLLRMKEEDFMERLMYSKRFCRDCRKNVIREFKELKELKRMRREARCTSWFCVADTSFQYEVTLDTIQADWRQNYADSTGIYEHYEWAVGTGEGKSDILEFENVGSNSRVKVNGLDLTGLNACYITLRAWRTDGRCNEVSVKAHALKGQHCVHGRLVVGDGFVTITRGESIRRFFEHAEEAEEEEDDDSMDKDGNELDGECSRPQKHAKSPELAREFLLDAATVIFKEQVEKAFREGTARQNAHSMFVSLALKLLEERVMVACKDIITLEKQFKLLEEEEKEKRDEEERRERRRVKEKEKKLRRKERLRSKEKEKEKKCCQSQSPSQPGQTPASDENKELTSVNDDVSEEHEHEQEEDTQLAMPASEDYTPEEQILDYDDNENSNSNSEFSYGKEGNGMCGSDSKQPRRRLKPWKDYQIDQSSKWSERRRFESGPMVKPGQRFHSDNFNGGVNKPVRRVNGSRYNERFNCCHNRICNCYQHNDYRPKVGKPESDSDVSKPYFRGNKYNNQMEYGRPKSKIANGISGSPYTKKVWEPRSNPDSDDVTVSVSESIKVINSSSDDSKELKTNVEDNNHKESKTEAEAKEIVENEADSVSGATDLSTCGISNSNSDSCSSCLSEGDGNTSFSSNPQNPESSSTSDSEYASHQSEVIKETIISEELPSKASESCETGKRNDVTTSHQHGNVIPPPLQAPSLHFPVFQAPSMGYYHQTPVPWTTAMPLPHPNHYLFTRPFGYNLNGNSRFLPYGGIQPLTPPLLNPGQIPIYQPIPPTNGIKDHNTKVVPVMQNENSEKTHKGISPGAGGQNGNLERAEKGNTGFSLFHFGGPVDVSNGFGAREEIDVNVNVCSGEKEVEEYNLFAASNGIKFSFF, encoded by the exons ATGTATGAGAGATTGAGAAAAAGGATGCCGGAATTAGCGCATGATTGTCAATTCAGTGGCGGCGATACGACAACGTCATATGGATCAGTTTCGTCCACTGGCTTTTGGTCTAAGCATCGGGATGATGTTAGCTATAATCAGCTTCAGAAG TTCTGGAGTGAACTATCACTGCAAGCTAGGCAGGACCTCTTGAGGATAGACAAGCAAACTCTTTTTGAACAAGCTCGAAAGAACATGTACTGTTCCAGATGCAATGGGTTACTTCTAGAAGGTTTTTTGCAGATCATCATGTATGGAAAGTCATTGCAGCAAGAGGGAACAATTAATCAGAATAAACTTGGAACCTCAAAATGTCAAACTGGTGATGATGTCTGCTTGACAACTGGGCGTAATGATGATGTTCAAGATCCATCTGTCCACCCATGGGGAGGTTTAACCACTACTAGAGATGGAACACTCACCCTCTTGGACtgctatatttattcaaaatacttAAAGGGTCTTCAAAAT GTGTTTGATAGTGCAAGAGCAAGAGAGAGGGAGCGGGAATTACTTTATCCTGACGCGTGTGGTGGTGGAGGTCGTGGGTGGATTAGTCAAGGGATGGTGGGGTATGGCAGAGGTCATGGGACCCGGGAAACCTGTGCTTTGCATACTGCAAGACTTTCTGTTGAcactttggttgacttttggtctgCACTTGGAGAAGAGACACGCTATTCACTTTTAAGAATGAAGGAAGAAGATTTTATGGAAAGATTAATGTATAG CAAGAGATTTTGTAGAGATTGCCGAAAGAATGTAATCCGTGAGtttaaggagttaaaagaacttaaACGCATGAGAAGAGAAGCTCGTTGCACAAGCTGGTTTTGTGTGGCTGATACAAGCTTCCAATATGAG GTAACTCTTGACACAATCCAAGCCGATTGGCGTCAAAACTACGCAGACTCTACAGGAATATACGAGCACTACGAATGGGCGGTTGGGACTGGCGAGGGCAAATCGGACATTTTAGAGTTTGAAAATGTTGGCTCAAATTCAAGGGTGAAAGTGAATGGTTTGGATTTAACTGGTTTAAATGCATGCTATATCACTCTAAGAGCATGGAGAACAGATGGACGATGCAATGAAGTTTCGGTCAAAGCCCATGCTTTGAAGGGTCAACATTGTGTCCATGGAAGACTTGTTGTTGGTGATGGCTTTGTTACAATCACAAGAGGAGAAAGCATTAGAAGGTTCTTTGAACATGCAGAAgaagctgaggaagaagag gATGATGATTCCATGGACAAGGATGGAAATGAGCTAGATGGTGAATGCTCACGTCCCCAAAAACATGCGAAGAGTCCAGAACTTGCTCGAGAGTTTCTCTTAGATGCTGCAACAGTTATTTTTAAAGAACAG GTTGAAAAGGCTTTTAGAGAAGGGACTGCACGTCAAAATGCACATAGCATGTTTGTATCACTTGCACTTAAATTGTTGGAAGAACGTGTCATGGTGGCATGCAAGGACATCATTACTTTGGAAAAACAg TTTAAACtccttgaagaagaagagaaggaaaAGCGTGATGAGGAAGAACGAAGGGAGCGAAGAAGagtgaaagaaaaagaaaaaaaacttcgTAGGAAAGAGAGACTCAGaagtaaagaaaaagaaaaagagaaaaaatgttgtcaaagtcaaagtccaagtcaaccTGGTCAAACTCCTGCTTCTGATGAGAATAAGGAATTGACAAGTGTCAACGATGATGTCAGtgaagaacatgaacatgaacaagaagAAGATACTCAGTTGGCAATGCCCGCATCCGAAGATTATACACCCGAGGAGCAAATATTAGATTATGACGACAATGaaaattccaattccaattccgaATTCAGCTATGGGAAAGAAGGGAATGGAATGTGTGGGAGTGATTCCAAACAACCGCGAAGGAGATTGAAACCATGGAAAGATTACCAAATTGATCAATCGTCAAAGTGGTCCGAGAGACGGCGGTTTGAAAGCGGGCCCATGGTCAAACCCGGTCAACGGTTTCACAGTGATAATTTCAATGGTGGAGTAAATAAGCCCGTAAGAAGGGTGAATGGATCGAGGTACAACGAGAGATTCAATTGCTGTCATAATCGGATTTGTAATTGTTACCAACACAATGATTATAGACCCAAAGTCGGAAAGCCGGAATCTGATTCCGATGTCTCGAAACCGTATTTCCGTGGAAACAAGTACAATAATCAAATGGAATACGGAAGACCTAAAAGTAAAATCGCCAACGGAATCAGTGGTTCACCATATACAAAGAAAGTATGGGAGCCCAGAAGCAATCCTGATTCCGATGATGTTACTGTTTCCGTAAGCGAATCCATCAAGGTTATTAATTCTTCATCAGATGATTCCAAGGAATTAAAGACTAACGTTGAGGATAACAATCACAAGGAATCAAAAACCGAAGCTGAAGCCAAAGAAATAGTGGAGAACGAGGCTGATTCGGTAAGTGGGGCGACGGATCTGTCGACGTGCGGAATCAGCAATTCCAATTCCGATAGCTGTTCGTCGTGTCTAAGCGAAGGAGACGGAAACACTTCGTTTTCCTCAAACCCCCAGAATCCGGAATCCTCATCGACATCGGATTCGGAATACGCGAGCCATCAATCCGAAGTAATCAAAGAAACCATAATCTCGGAGGAATTACCATCAAAAGCATCGGAAAGTTGTGAAACCGGAAAGAGAAACGATGTTACAACCTCTCACCAACATGGGAATGTGATTCCGCCGCCTTTACAAGCTCCAAGCCTACACTTTCCGGTGTTTCAAGCTCCTTCCATGGGGTATTACCATCAAACCCCGGTTCCTTGGACCACAGCCATGCCATTACCACATCCAAACCACTATCTGTTCACTAGGCCTTTTGGGTATAATTTGAATGGGAATTCACGATTCCTTCCGTATGGCGGAATCCAACCGTTAACTCCACCATTACTTAACCCGGGTCAGATTCCAATCTACCAACCGATTCCACCGACCAACGGAATCAAAGACCACAACACCAAGGTCGTGCCGGTTATGCAAAATGAGAACTCCGAGAAGACACACAAAGGAATCTCACCGGGTGCCGGAGGACAAAATGGGAATTTGGAGAGAGCGGAGAAGGGTAATACGGGGTTTTCACTATTTCATTTTGGTGGGCCTGTGGATGTTTCGAATGGGTTTGGAGCAAGAGAAGAGATTGATGTGAATGTGAATGTTTGTTCGGGAGAGAAGGAAGTGGAAGAATATAACTTATTTGCAGCAAGCAACGGGATAAAGTTTTCCTTCTTCTGA
- the LOC111916677 gene encoding uncharacterized protein LOC111916677 isoform X1, with protein MYERLRKRMPELAHDCQFSGGDTTTSYGSVSSTGFWSKHRDDVSYNQLQKFWSELSLQARQDLLRIDKQTLFEQARKNMYCSRCNGLLLEGFLQIIMYGKSLQQEGTINQNKLGTSKCQTGDDVCLTTGRNDDVQDPSVHPWGGLTTTRDGTLTLLDCYIYSKYLKGLQNVFDSARARERERELLYPDACGGGGRGWISQGMVGYGRGHGTRETCALHTARLSVDTLVDFWSALGEETRYSLLRMKEEDFMERLMYRFDSKRFCRDCRKNVIREFKELKELKRMRREARCTSWFCVADTSFQYEVTLDTIQADWRQNYADSTGIYEHYEWAVGTGEGKSDILEFENVGSNSRVKVNGLDLTGLNACYITLRAWRTDGRCNEVSVKAHALKGQHCVHGRLVVGDGFVTITRGESIRRFFEHAEEAEEEEDDDSMDKDGNELDGECSRPQKHAKSPELAREFLLDAATVIFKEQVEKAFREGTARQNAHSMFVSLALKLLEERVMVACKDIITLEKQFKLLEEEEKEKRDEEERRERRRVKEKEKKLRRKERLRSKEKEKEKKCCQSQSPSQPGQTPASDENKELTSVNDDVSEEHEHEQEEDTQLAMPASEDYTPEEQILDYDDNENSNSNSEFSYGKEGNGMCGSDSKQPRRRLKPWKDYQIDQSSKWSERRRFESGPMVKPGQRFHSDNFNGGVNKPVRRVNGSRYNERFNCCHNRICNCYQHNDYRPKVGKPESDSDVSKPYFRGNKYNNQMEYGRPKSKIANGISGSPYTKKVWEPRSNPDSDDVTVSVSESIKVINSSSDDSKELKTNVEDNNHKESKTEAEAKEIVENEADSVSGATDLSTCGISNSNSDSCSSCLSEGDGNTSFSSNPQNPESSSTSDSEYASHQSEVIKETIISEELPSKASESCETGKRNDVTTSHQHGNVIPPPLQAPSLHFPVFQAPSMGYYHQTPVPWTTAMPLPHPNHYLFTRPFGYNLNGNSRFLPYGGIQPLTPPLLNPGQIPIYQPIPPTNGIKDHNTKVVPVMQNENSEKTHKGISPGAGGQNGNLERAEKGNTGFSLFHFGGPVDVSNGFGAREEIDVNVNVCSGEKEVEEYNLFAASNGIKFSFF; from the exons ATGTATGAGAGATTGAGAAAAAGGATGCCGGAATTAGCGCATGATTGTCAATTCAGTGGCGGCGATACGACAACGTCATATGGATCAGTTTCGTCCACTGGCTTTTGGTCTAAGCATCGGGATGATGTTAGCTATAATCAGCTTCAGAAG TTCTGGAGTGAACTATCACTGCAAGCTAGGCAGGACCTCTTGAGGATAGACAAGCAAACTCTTTTTGAACAAGCTCGAAAGAACATGTACTGTTCCAGATGCAATGGGTTACTTCTAGAAGGTTTTTTGCAGATCATCATGTATGGAAAGTCATTGCAGCAAGAGGGAACAATTAATCAGAATAAACTTGGAACCTCAAAATGTCAAACTGGTGATGATGTCTGCTTGACAACTGGGCGTAATGATGATGTTCAAGATCCATCTGTCCACCCATGGGGAGGTTTAACCACTACTAGAGATGGAACACTCACCCTCTTGGACtgctatatttattcaaaatacttAAAGGGTCTTCAAAAT GTGTTTGATAGTGCAAGAGCAAGAGAGAGGGAGCGGGAATTACTTTATCCTGACGCGTGTGGTGGTGGAGGTCGTGGGTGGATTAGTCAAGGGATGGTGGGGTATGGCAGAGGTCATGGGACCCGGGAAACCTGTGCTTTGCATACTGCAAGACTTTCTGTTGAcactttggttgacttttggtctgCACTTGGAGAAGAGACACGCTATTCACTTTTAAGAATGAAGGAAGAAGATTTTATGGAAAGATTAATGTATAG GTTTGACAGCAAGAGATTTTGTAGAGATTGCCGAAAGAATGTAATCCGTGAGtttaaggagttaaaagaacttaaACGCATGAGAAGAGAAGCTCGTTGCACAAGCTGGTTTTGTGTGGCTGATACAAGCTTCCAATATGAG GTAACTCTTGACACAATCCAAGCCGATTGGCGTCAAAACTACGCAGACTCTACAGGAATATACGAGCACTACGAATGGGCGGTTGGGACTGGCGAGGGCAAATCGGACATTTTAGAGTTTGAAAATGTTGGCTCAAATTCAAGGGTGAAAGTGAATGGTTTGGATTTAACTGGTTTAAATGCATGCTATATCACTCTAAGAGCATGGAGAACAGATGGACGATGCAATGAAGTTTCGGTCAAAGCCCATGCTTTGAAGGGTCAACATTGTGTCCATGGAAGACTTGTTGTTGGTGATGGCTTTGTTACAATCACAAGAGGAGAAAGCATTAGAAGGTTCTTTGAACATGCAGAAgaagctgaggaagaagag gATGATGATTCCATGGACAAGGATGGAAATGAGCTAGATGGTGAATGCTCACGTCCCCAAAAACATGCGAAGAGTCCAGAACTTGCTCGAGAGTTTCTCTTAGATGCTGCAACAGTTATTTTTAAAGAACAG GTTGAAAAGGCTTTTAGAGAAGGGACTGCACGTCAAAATGCACATAGCATGTTTGTATCACTTGCACTTAAATTGTTGGAAGAACGTGTCATGGTGGCATGCAAGGACATCATTACTTTGGAAAAACAg TTTAAACtccttgaagaagaagagaaggaaaAGCGTGATGAGGAAGAACGAAGGGAGCGAAGAAGagtgaaagaaaaagaaaaaaaacttcgTAGGAAAGAGAGACTCAGaagtaaagaaaaagaaaaagagaaaaaatgttgtcaaagtcaaagtccaagtcaaccTGGTCAAACTCCTGCTTCTGATGAGAATAAGGAATTGACAAGTGTCAACGATGATGTCAGtgaagaacatgaacatgaacaagaagAAGATACTCAGTTGGCAATGCCCGCATCCGAAGATTATACACCCGAGGAGCAAATATTAGATTATGACGACAATGaaaattccaattccaattccgaATTCAGCTATGGGAAAGAAGGGAATGGAATGTGTGGGAGTGATTCCAAACAACCGCGAAGGAGATTGAAACCATGGAAAGATTACCAAATTGATCAATCGTCAAAGTGGTCCGAGAGACGGCGGTTTGAAAGCGGGCCCATGGTCAAACCCGGTCAACGGTTTCACAGTGATAATTTCAATGGTGGAGTAAATAAGCCCGTAAGAAGGGTGAATGGATCGAGGTACAACGAGAGATTCAATTGCTGTCATAATCGGATTTGTAATTGTTACCAACACAATGATTATAGACCCAAAGTCGGAAAGCCGGAATCTGATTCCGATGTCTCGAAACCGTATTTCCGTGGAAACAAGTACAATAATCAAATGGAATACGGAAGACCTAAAAGTAAAATCGCCAACGGAATCAGTGGTTCACCATATACAAAGAAAGTATGGGAGCCCAGAAGCAATCCTGATTCCGATGATGTTACTGTTTCCGTAAGCGAATCCATCAAGGTTATTAATTCTTCATCAGATGATTCCAAGGAATTAAAGACTAACGTTGAGGATAACAATCACAAGGAATCAAAAACCGAAGCTGAAGCCAAAGAAATAGTGGAGAACGAGGCTGATTCGGTAAGTGGGGCGACGGATCTGTCGACGTGCGGAATCAGCAATTCCAATTCCGATAGCTGTTCGTCGTGTCTAAGCGAAGGAGACGGAAACACTTCGTTTTCCTCAAACCCCCAGAATCCGGAATCCTCATCGACATCGGATTCGGAATACGCGAGCCATCAATCCGAAGTAATCAAAGAAACCATAATCTCGGAGGAATTACCATCAAAAGCATCGGAAAGTTGTGAAACCGGAAAGAGAAACGATGTTACAACCTCTCACCAACATGGGAATGTGATTCCGCCGCCTTTACAAGCTCCAAGCCTACACTTTCCGGTGTTTCAAGCTCCTTCCATGGGGTATTACCATCAAACCCCGGTTCCTTGGACCACAGCCATGCCATTACCACATCCAAACCACTATCTGTTCACTAGGCCTTTTGGGTATAATTTGAATGGGAATTCACGATTCCTTCCGTATGGCGGAATCCAACCGTTAACTCCACCATTACTTAACCCGGGTCAGATTCCAATCTACCAACCGATTCCACCGACCAACGGAATCAAAGACCACAACACCAAGGTCGTGCCGGTTATGCAAAATGAGAACTCCGAGAAGACACACAAAGGAATCTCACCGGGTGCCGGAGGACAAAATGGGAATTTGGAGAGAGCGGAGAAGGGTAATACGGGGTTTTCACTATTTCATTTTGGTGGGCCTGTGGATGTTTCGAATGGGTTTGGAGCAAGAGAAGAGATTGATGTGAATGTGAATGTTTGTTCGGGAGAGAAGGAAGTGGAAGAATATAACTTATTTGCAGCAAGCAACGGGATAAAGTTTTCCTTCTTCTGA